A window from Desulfuromonas sp. encodes these proteins:
- a CDS encoding TRAP transporter small permease encodes MLKKFVRVIDRSFAFFEDWTLFLTVTLALVTAMANVILRKTTSTFSIYWSDEVVRKAIFFSTYIGCVAAIRSRSLIRIDALPQIFPILKKPLTLISHIAVLIFSGAMIWLGGMMTTQAYHDQYLKTVSLQIPEWIFYAVLPLMGVMMFIRTLIVMVEDWRGKSLTEADEEPPA; translated from the coding sequence CGTTCGTGTCATAGACCGGTCATTTGCTTTCTTTGAAGACTGGACGTTGTTTCTGACCGTCACGCTCGCCCTGGTGACGGCGATGGCCAATGTCATCCTGCGCAAGACGACCAGCACCTTCAGCATCTACTGGTCGGATGAGGTCGTCCGCAAGGCGATTTTCTTTTCGACCTATATCGGCTGCGTCGCCGCTATCCGCAGCCGCTCACTGATCCGCATTGATGCCCTGCCGCAAATATTCCCGATCCTGAAAAAACCGCTGACCCTGATCAGCCATATTGCGGTTCTCATTTTCTCCGGAGCGATGATCTGGCTTGGTGGCATGATGACAACCCAGGCCTATCACGATCAATACCTGAAGACGGTCTCCCTGCAGATCCCGGAATGGATCTTTTATGCCGTACTGCCGCTGATGGGCGTGATGATGTTTATCCGCACCCTGATCGTGATGGTCGAGGACTGGCGCGGCAAATCCCTGACCGAAGCGGACGAGGAGCCCCCGGCCTGA
- a CDS encoding C4-dicarboxylate ABC transporter permease, which translates to MDVQYLLILAVMLGALAATVPVFMALFFTGTIGLVWLIGIDAQIVIEVLYRSMDKFALIVVLFFVLCGNIMTTGTIVQKLIKTANALVGWLPGGLAMAGILACGFFGAISGSTVATVVAIGGFMIPALIENEYDEPFSVGIMTTAPILGVIIPPSIAMILYSMISNDPLEALFLTGFIPGIMIMAGMSLYAYIYCKKKKFKTAERPTFSELLKIIRESGWALFLPVLIFGGIYSGFFTANEAAVVACFYAFFVEIVIHRDMQIRDIKKVVVSSAVTSATLLVIVAGASVFGEYLTFEQIPNKIASAVVDSIHSPWVFLLAVNILLLVVGMFMDIISATLILTPIFLPLLSSFGIDTMHFGLLMTINLGIGYCTPPLGVSLYISGAVVDRNLVYVSKAVMPFLIIQIVILLILTYWPDLVLLLPRLVYG; encoded by the coding sequence ATGGATGTCCAGTATCTGCTCATTCTCGCGGTCATGCTCGGCGCCCTGGCGGCCACCGTCCCGGTCTTCATGGCACTCTTCTTTACCGGCACCATCGGCCTGGTCTGGCTGATCGGCATCGACGCCCAGATCGTCATTGAAGTTCTTTACCGCAGCATGGACAAGTTCGCCCTGATCGTCGTCCTCTTTTTCGTTTTGTGCGGCAACATCATGACTACCGGCACGATCGTCCAGAAGCTGATCAAGACCGCCAATGCCCTGGTCGGCTGGCTGCCGGGCGGCCTGGCAATGGCCGGTATCCTCGCCTGCGGATTTTTCGGCGCGATTTCCGGTTCGACCGTTGCCACCGTTGTCGCGATCGGCGGCTTCATGATCCCGGCCCTGATTGAAAACGAGTACGACGAACCGTTCTCGGTCGGCATCATGACAACAGCACCGATCCTCGGGGTCATAATCCCGCCGTCGATTGCGATGATTCTTTACTCGATGATCAGCAACGACCCGCTCGAGGCGCTTTTTCTGACCGGCTTCATTCCCGGGATCATGATCATGGCCGGCATGTCGCTCTATGCCTATATCTACTGCAAGAAGAAAAAGTTCAAGACGGCCGAGCGCCCCACCTTTAGCGAATTGCTTAAGATCATCAGGGAGAGCGGCTGGGCCCTGTTTCTGCCGGTCCTGATTTTCGGCGGCATCTACTCCGGCTTTTTCACCGCCAATGAAGCCGCGGTCGTCGCCTGCTTTTACGCCTTCTTCGTCGAGATTGTCATCCACAGGGACATGCAGATTCGCGATATCAAGAAGGTCGTTGTCTCATCGGCCGTCACCTCGGCGACCCTGCTGGTGATTGTCGCCGGCGCCTCGGTTTTCGGCGAATATCTCACCTTTGAGCAGATCCCGAACAAGATCGCCAGCGCCGTCGTCGACAGCATCCATTCGCCGTGGGTCTTCCTGCTGGCGGTCAATATCCTGCTTCTGGTGGTCGGCATGTTCATGGACATCATCTCGGCGACGCTGATCCTGACGCCGATTTTCCTGCCGCTGCTCTCGAGTTTCGGCATCGACACCATGCACTTCGGCCTGCTGATGACGATCAACCTCGGCATCGGCTACTGCACGCCGCCGCTCGGGGTCTCGCTCTATATCTCCGGCGCCGTCGTCGACCGCAACCTGGTCTACGTTTCAAAAGCGGTCATGCCGTTTCTCATTATTCAAATTGTGATACTCTTGATACTGACCTACTGGCCCGACCTCGTGCTCCTGCTGCCGCGGCTGGTTTACGGTTAA
- a CDS encoding universal stress protein, translated as MLPKILIPVNDSQASDRTIAAIIANKERFPVTLTLLHVVDVDKLAYRMIPDFQVDMVQEKAMSIGEITLNKIKERFNTAGISTISRLEAGAPREVITRIANDEGFGLLVIGRRGMGEIRDVLFGSVSNHVLHHVTCPVLLV; from the coding sequence ATGCTTCCGAAAATTCTGATACCGGTTAACGACTCGCAAGCATCGGATCGCACGATCGCGGCGATTATCGCCAACAAGGAGCGCTTTCCGGTGACCCTGACCCTGCTCCATGTTGTTGACGTTGACAAGCTCGCCTACCGGATGATCCCCGATTTCCAGGTCGACATGGTGCAGGAAAAAGCGATGTCGATCGGCGAGATCACCCTCAACAAGATCAAGGAACGGTTCAATACGGCCGGCATCAGTACCATTTCCCGCCTCGAAGCCGGGGCCCCGCGCGAGGTCATTACCCGGATCGCCAATGACGAGGGCTTCGGACTGTTGGTGATCGGCCGTCGTGGCATGGGTGAGATCCGCGATGTTCTGTTCGGTTCGGTTTCGAACCATGTCCTCCACCACGTCACCTGCCCGGTCCTTCTGGTATGA
- a CDS encoding DUF4301 domain-containing protein gives MFCSVRFRTMSSTTSPARSFWYENKMTDKTFIESDREQLAQREINPQEAQRQLDLLRRGKAFLSIDRPCTVNDGITRLTETAPIEFCRAFAEDRQRFTRFVPASGAASRMFQGLFPGEFDPDKVAQLRNNIEQFPFYSDLAALTGDKPDATDDETLFRLMLSDDGLGLASKPKGLLPLHRGEDYNRTAFAEHLHESSRLGITRFHFTVSPDHLELFEKELEKVKSNLEAGDDIEVSFSLQSPGTDTIALDQSTDGPFRNTDNDLLFRPAGHGALLQNLENCRGDLVLIRNIDNVVPKRLQEPYQFWTEILGGMLLKTQQQVFTWLRKLESNPDNQTLVLAGQFLQERFGRSVDSTLPPEELSGQLIGLLDRPIRVCGMVPVSGQPGGGPFWVRGDHEQQTPQIVEGVQIDPDDLEQQKILGESTHFNPVNIACSLRDRQGRPYKLDQFVDPQAAIITAKNHSGRDLLALERPGLWNGAMADWNTLFVEMPETTFNPVKTVFDLLQSTHQPDHK, from the coding sequence ATGTTCTGTTCGGTTCGGTTTCGAACCATGTCCTCCACCACGTCACCTGCCCGGTCCTTCTGGTATGAGAATAAAATGACTGACAAAACCTTCATCGAATCCGACAGAGAGCAACTTGCGCAGCGGGAGATCAACCCGCAGGAAGCACAACGGCAACTCGACCTGTTGCGCCGGGGCAAGGCCTTTTTGAGCATAGACCGGCCCTGCACCGTCAACGATGGCATCACCCGATTGACCGAAACGGCGCCGATCGAATTCTGCCGGGCTTTTGCCGAGGACCGACAACGTTTCACCCGCTTCGTGCCTGCTTCGGGCGCCGCCAGCCGGATGTTCCAGGGTCTCTTTCCCGGTGAATTCGATCCGGACAAAGTCGCACAACTGCGGAATAACATCGAACAGTTCCCCTTTTATTCCGATCTTGCCGCACTCACCGGTGACAAACCTGATGCGACCGACGACGAAACCCTGTTCCGCCTGATGCTTTCGGATGACGGCCTCGGCCTTGCCAGCAAACCGAAAGGGCTGCTGCCGCTGCACCGCGGAGAAGATTACAACCGGACCGCTTTTGCCGAACATCTGCACGAAAGCAGTCGCCTCGGTATCACCCGGTTCCATTTCACGGTCAGCCCCGACCATCTCGAACTGTTCGAAAAGGAACTGGAGAAGGTCAAATCAAACCTCGAAGCAGGGGACGACATCGAGGTCAGCTTTTCCCTGCAGTCACCCGGGACCGATACCATAGCCCTCGACCAGAGTACCGACGGACCATTCCGCAATACAGATAACGATCTGCTCTTCCGCCCTGCCGGACATGGCGCGCTTCTGCAGAATCTCGAGAACTGTCGGGGCGACCTGGTGCTGATCCGCAACATCGACAATGTCGTGCCGAAGCGACTGCAGGAGCCCTACCAGTTCTGGACCGAGATTCTCGGCGGCATGCTGCTCAAAACCCAGCAACAGGTTTTCACCTGGTTGAGAAAACTCGAGAGCAATCCCGACAACCAGACCCTGGTACTGGCCGGACAATTTCTGCAAGAGAGATTTGGCCGGTCGGTCGACAGCACCTTGCCACCAGAAGAGCTGAGCGGTCAACTTATCGGCTTGCTCGACCGCCCGATCCGCGTCTGCGGCATGGTCCCGGTCAGCGGTCAACCGGGCGGCGGCCCGTTCTGGGTCAGAGGTGACCACGAACAGCAGACACCGCAGATCGTCGAAGGGGTGCAGATCGATCCGGATGACCTGGAACAACAGAAAATCCTCGGCGAGTCGACCCACTTCAATCCGGTCAACATCGCCTGTTCACTGCGTGACCGCCAGGGCCGCCCGTACAAGCTCGATCAATTCGTCGATCCGCAGGCGGCTATCATTACAGCCAAGAACCACTCCGGCCGCGATCTCCTTGCGCTCGAACGCCCCGGCCTCTGGAATGGTGCCATGGCAGACTGGAACACGCTCTTTGTCGAAATGCCGGAGACGACCTTTAATCCGGTCAAAACGGTTTTCGATCTTCTGCAGTCGACCCACCAGCCGGACCACAAATAG